GATGTTAGACTTAGCGATAATAGGGGGAGGGCCAGCTGGATTAACAGCAGGTTTGTACGCGACACGAGGTGGATTAAAGAGTGTAACCATGTTTGAAATGGGGATGCCAGGTGGACAAATCACAGGCAGCAGTGAAATAGAGAACTATCCTGGACAAGTTGATATTATGACTGGAATGGAACTCATGGAGAGTTGGCCTAAACAAGCCATGAAGTTTGGTTTAAAACATGAGATGCAACAAGTAATGAAAGTAACTAAAACAGGTGATACTTTTTCTGTTGAATTATCTGATGGAAGCAAACAAGAAGCAAAAACAGTTTTACTGGCAACAGGTTCCGTTCCAAGACGAGCAGGATTCAAAGGTGAAGATACTTTCTTTGGACGAGGTATTTCTACATGTGCCACGTGTGATGGATTTTTCTATAAAAATAAAGAGGTAGCTTTAATTGGTGGAGGAGATTCTGCTTTAGAAGAAGCCGTCTACCTTTCAAAGATTTGTTCTAAAGTCTATTTAGTTCACAGAAGAGATACTTATAGAGCAGCCCCAAGTACCATTGAACATATGAAAGCGTGTGAAAACATTGAAGAGGTTTCAAATGTGGATGTTGAAGAGGTCATTGGAGATAACATGGGTGTAACTGGATTGATTGTAAAATCAAAAGAGTCTGGAGAGACACGACAGTTAGATGTTCCTGGAATATTTGTATTTGTAGGACGAGACGTATTAAGTGAGAGTTTAAAACAAG
This DNA window, taken from Candidatus Marinarcus aquaticus, encodes the following:
- a CDS encoding NAD(P)/FAD-dependent oxidoreductase, which produces MLDLAIIGGGPAGLTAGLYATRGGLKSVTMFEMGMPGGQITGSSEIENYPGQVDIMTGMELMESWPKQAMKFGLKHEMQQVMKVTKTGDTFSVELSDGSKQEAKTVLLATGSVPRRAGFKGEDTFFGRGISTCATCDGFFYKNKEVALIGGGDSALEEAVYLSKICSKVYLVHRRDTYRAAPSTIEHMKACENIEEVSNVDVEEVIGDNMGVTGLIVKSKESGETRQLDVPGIFVFVGRDVLSESLKQEDGTYLCDVNEQGEVVVDLRMKTSVPGLYAAGDVRIEAAKQVVCAAA